One stretch of Aquimarina sp. Aq107 DNA includes these proteins:
- a CDS encoding GNAT family N-acetyltransferase — protein MNNKNETNIRIELLTRENEFLEKGVNYFWKCWGNDSNFNFYNDCIKNSLSDGVSLPKFYILLNGKGIIGSYALLTNDIISRQDLLPWFACLFIDEQFRNKGYAEKLLVHGLKEANNKGFEKIYLSTDLKNFYEKKRWDLFSHGYNLSGENFKIYVKSTK, from the coding sequence ATGAACAATAAAAATGAAACAAATATCAGAATTGAATTATTAACAAGAGAGAATGAGTTTTTAGAAAAAGGAGTAAATTACTTTTGGAAATGTTGGGGAAATGATTCTAATTTCAATTTTTACAATGACTGTATTAAGAATTCACTATCTGATGGGGTTTCTCTGCCAAAATTTTATATACTTTTAAATGGAAAAGGGATTATTGGTTCTTATGCTTTACTAACAAATGACATAATAAGTAGACAAGATTTATTACCTTGGTTTGCTTGTTTATTTATTGATGAGCAATTTAGAAATAAAGGTTATGCTGAAAAACTATTAGTTCACGGACTGAAAGAAGCTAATAATAAAGGGTTTGAAAAAATATACCTATCAACTGATTTAAAAAATTTTTACGAAAAAAAAAGGTGGGATTTATTCTCTCATGGATATAATTTGAGTGGAGAGAATTTTAAAATTTATGTTAAATCAACAAAATAA
- a CDS encoding N-acetyltransferase — protein sequence MNIEYKTYTKRDKSDVLKMMTSFNEIYDYDFDPKIGEKNLIDFTSNEILGRLYLIKYQQSNIGYIVLSFGFSFEYEGRDAFIDEFYIKENYRNQGVGKLTMDFIELESKKLNVNAIHLEVESHNSKANKLYMSKGYKSNNRILLTKKIKTTANNSYKNK from the coding sequence ATGAACATTGAATACAAAACATATACGAAAAGAGACAAATCTGATGTTTTGAAAATGATGACCTCATTCAATGAAATTTATGATTACGATTTTGATCCGAAAATTGGAGAGAAAAACCTAATTGACTTTACTTCCAATGAAATACTAGGAAGGCTATATCTAATTAAATACCAGCAAAGCAATATTGGCTATATAGTACTTTCATTTGGTTTTAGCTTTGAATATGAAGGCAGAGACGCATTTATTGATGAATTTTATATAAAGGAGAATTATAGAAATCAGGGAGTAGGAAAACTAACTATGGATTTTATCGAATTGGAATCAAAAAAATTGAATGTCAATGCTATCCATTTAGAAGTTGAATCTCATAATTCAAAAGCAAATAAACTGTATATGAGTAAAGGGTATAAATCCAACAATCGAATTTTATTAACAAAAAAAATAAAAACTACTGCCAACAATAGTTATAAAAACAAATGA
- a CDS encoding cyanophycinase: MKITHSILLIIIIQLPILLFSQKNSSMTTNGTLLIMGGDSTNDYFISEFAGLIGSIESEIVIIPTAIEDKYLDSQSDINILKKPFTDIGFKNINIVHTREIKIANSDSLNNILLSADGVWITGGRQWRLAKAYNGTKVQNSLKALLNKGKLIAGTSAGASIMGDVLVRGDSKTQTIMLGDYQNGFEFISNCAIDQHHIARNRQFDMFELKNEKPDVLGIGIDENTGIIVSEDKLRVIGKSYVTIYDNTRWSEERDTIYQLKKNDKQFYTLSNGYEYDIIKRKVIQKNDREKSSYNKEMMKKITGTYQQSKGLEFGQDLKIIVTLDNGELYFEQSWNKAKYKVEYHYLSTFFRPNSISVYHFNKDKTGAFSSFWFFQYAYGGSNWVKL; the protein is encoded by the coding sequence ATGAAAATCACACATTCGATATTACTAATTATAATTATACAATTACCAATACTATTATTTTCACAAAAGAATAGTTCTATGACTACAAATGGAACTCTTCTAATTATGGGTGGAGACTCCACTAATGACTACTTTATTTCAGAGTTTGCAGGTTTAATTGGTAGTATTGAAAGCGAGATTGTTATAATTCCTACTGCTATCGAAGATAAATATCTAGACTCACAAAGTGACATTAATATTTTAAAAAAACCATTTACTGACATTGGTTTTAAAAATATTAACATCGTGCATACAAGAGAAATAAAGATTGCCAATAGTGATTCCTTAAATAATATATTGTTGTCTGCTGATGGTGTTTGGATAACTGGAGGAAGACAATGGCGTTTAGCAAAAGCTTATAATGGTACTAAAGTTCAAAACTCCCTAAAAGCCCTTTTAAATAAAGGTAAATTAATTGCTGGAACTTCTGCAGGAGCTTCTATAATGGGAGATGTTCTTGTTCGTGGTGATTCTAAAACTCAAACTATTATGCTTGGAGATTACCAAAATGGATTTGAGTTTATCAGTAATTGCGCAATAGACCAACATCATATTGCAAGAAATAGACAATTTGATATGTTTGAATTAAAAAATGAAAAACCAGATGTATTAGGCATTGGAATTGATGAAAATACAGGAATCATTGTAAGCGAAGATAAATTGAGAGTTATTGGAAAAAGTTATGTTACCATCTATGACAACACAAGATGGTCAGAGGAAAGAGATACAATCTATCAACTAAAAAAGAATGATAAACAATTTTATACATTATCAAACGGATACGAATATGATATCATAAAGCGAAAAGTTATTCAGAAAAATGACAGAGAAAAATCATCTTACAATAAAGAGATGATGAAAAAAATAACTGGTACATATCAACAATCTAAAGGATTAGAATTTGGTCAAGATTTAAAAATAATAGTGACATTAGATAACGGCGAGCTCTATTTTGAGCAATCTTGGAATAAGGCTAAGTATAAAGTAGAGTATCATTATTTAAGTACATTTTTTAGACCAAATAGCATTTCGGTTTATCACTTTAATAAAGATAAAACAGGAGCTTTCAGTTCTTTTTGGTTTTTCCAATATGCTTATGGGGGATCAAATTGGGTAAAACTATAG